A single region of the Polymorphum gilvum SL003B-26A1 genome encodes:
- a CDS encoding Tex family protein, with protein sequence MSEIVETATAPARKPAAVSPDVALRIARRIAVEIGCQPNQVNATVTLLDEGSTVPFIARYRKEATGGLDDTQLRKLEERLIYLREMEDRRAAILKSIEEQGKLTDDLAARIAAADTKAVLEDLYLPYKKKRRTKAQIAREAGLEPLADALLADPLKVPETEAVAYVDADKGVEDVKAALDGARQILMERFSENAELVGRLRQHLMDNGVVKSAVVDGQQEAGAKFADYFDYREKWSKIPSHRALALFRGRNEGVLSVDLVVDVDDPSPLKPAERMVAHAAGIADKGRPADKWLMDVARWAWKVKLALHLELDLMGVLREKAEEEAIQVFARNLKDLLLAAPAGARATLGLDPGIRTGVKVAVVDATGKLVDTATIYPFQPRNDVAGSRATLLALIAKHKVGLIAIGNGTASRETDRLAADVLADIPAAQRPVKVIVNEAGASVYSASELAAKEMPGVDVSLRGAASIARRLQDPLAELVKIEPKSIGVGQYQHDVNQSKLARALDAVVEDAVNAVGVDLNTASPALLARISGLSESLARAVVEHREAIGRFRNRKQLMEVPRLGAKAFELCAGFLRIPDGDNPLDASSVHPETYPLAERIVKACGRDVRALMGDSGFLKSLDPERFTDERFGLPTVRDIIAELEKPGRDPRPEFKTAALQEGVEEISDLKPGMKLEGTVTNVTNFGAFVDIGVHQDGLVHVSQLADRFVDDPHKVVKAGDIVSVTVLEVDQKRKRISLSMRQAVDYQAARERRDDGGPRDPRGPRPGGGAPKGGRPGGGRPAGGGETGAMAAALAAALNRRGK encoded by the coding sequence ATGTCCGAGATCGTCGAGACCGCCACCGCCCCGGCCAGGAAGCCCGCCGCCGTCAGCCCCGACGTTGCGCTCCGCATCGCACGACGCATCGCCGTGGAGATCGGCTGCCAGCCCAATCAGGTGAATGCGACGGTGACGCTGCTCGACGAGGGCTCGACCGTGCCGTTCATCGCCCGTTACCGCAAGGAGGCGACCGGCGGCCTAGACGACACCCAACTGCGCAAGCTGGAGGAACGGCTGATCTACCTGCGCGAGATGGAGGACCGCCGCGCGGCGATCCTGAAGTCGATCGAGGAACAGGGTAAGCTGACCGACGACCTGGCGGCCCGGATCGCCGCCGCCGACACCAAGGCGGTGCTGGAGGATCTCTACCTGCCGTACAAGAAGAAGCGGCGCACCAAGGCGCAGATCGCCAGGGAGGCGGGCCTCGAGCCGCTCGCCGACGCGCTGCTCGCCGACCCGCTGAAGGTGCCGGAGACGGAGGCGGTCGCCTATGTCGACGCGGACAAGGGCGTCGAGGACGTCAAGGCGGCGCTCGACGGCGCGCGCCAGATCCTGATGGAACGGTTTTCCGAAAATGCCGAACTGGTCGGCCGGCTGCGGCAGCACCTGATGGACAATGGCGTCGTGAAGTCGGCTGTGGTCGACGGCCAGCAGGAGGCGGGTGCCAAGTTCGCGGACTATTTCGACTATCGGGAGAAATGGTCGAAGATCCCGAGCCACCGGGCGCTCGCCCTGTTTCGCGGCCGCAACGAGGGCGTGCTTTCCGTCGACCTCGTCGTCGACGTTGACGATCCGTCGCCGCTGAAGCCGGCCGAGCGCATGGTCGCCCATGCCGCCGGCATCGCCGACAAGGGCCGGCCGGCGGACAAGTGGCTCATGGACGTGGCGCGCTGGGCTTGGAAGGTGAAGCTCGCCCTTCACCTGGAGCTCGACCTGATGGGCGTGCTGCGCGAAAAGGCGGAGGAGGAGGCGATCCAGGTCTTTGCCCGCAACCTCAAGGACCTGCTGCTCGCCGCTCCCGCCGGCGCGAGGGCGACGCTCGGGCTCGATCCCGGCATCCGCACCGGCGTCAAGGTCGCCGTGGTCGACGCCACCGGCAAGCTCGTGGACACCGCGACCATCTATCCGTTCCAGCCGAGGAACGACGTCGCGGGGTCGCGCGCGACGCTGCTGGCGCTGATCGCGAAGCACAAGGTCGGCCTGATCGCCATCGGCAACGGCACGGCCAGCCGCGAGACCGACCGGCTCGCCGCCGACGTGCTCGCCGACATCCCGGCGGCGCAGCGTCCGGTCAAGGTGATCGTCAACGAAGCCGGGGCCTCGGTCTATTCGGCGTCCGAACTCGCCGCCAAGGAAATGCCTGGCGTCGACGTGTCCCTGCGCGGCGCCGCTTCGATTGCCCGGCGCCTGCAGGACCCGCTCGCCGAACTGGTCAAGATCGAGCCGAAGTCGATCGGCGTCGGCCAGTACCAGCACGACGTCAACCAGTCGAAGCTCGCCCGGGCCCTCGACGCGGTCGTGGAGGACGCGGTCAACGCGGTCGGCGTCGACCTCAACACCGCCTCGCCGGCGCTGCTCGCGCGCATCTCCGGCCTGAGCGAGAGCCTCGCCCGCGCGGTGGTCGAGCACCGCGAGGCGATCGGCCGGTTCCGGAACCGCAAGCAGCTGATGGAGGTGCCGCGCCTCGGCGCCAAGGCCTTCGAACTGTGCGCGGGCTTCCTCAGGATCCCCGACGGCGACAACCCGCTCGACGCCTCGTCGGTGCACCCGGAAACCTATCCGCTCGCCGAGCGCATCGTGAAGGCCTGCGGCCGCGACGTGCGCGCGCTGATGGGCGACAGCGGCTTCTTGAAGAGCCTCGATCCGGAGCGATTCACCGACGAGCGCTTCGGTCTGCCGACGGTCAGGGACATCATCGCCGAACTGGAGAAGCCCGGCCGCGACCCGCGTCCCGAGTTCAAGACCGCAGCCCTCCAGGAGGGCGTCGAGGAAATCTCCGACCTGAAGCCGGGCATGAAGCTCGAAGGCACGGTGACCAACGTCACCAATTTCGGCGCCTTCGTCGACATCGGCGTGCATCAGGACGGGCTTGTCCACGTGTCGCAGCTCGCCGACCGGTTCGTCGACGACCCGCACAAGGTGGTCAAGGCCGGCGACATCGTGTCGGTCACCGTCCTGGAAGTCGACCAGAAGCGCAAGCGCATCTCGCTGAGCATGCGCCAGGCGGTCGACTACCAGGCCGCCCGCGAGCGCCGCGACGACGGCGGTCCGCGCGATCCGCGCGGACCCCGCCCCGGCGGCGGCGCGCCGAAGGGCGGCCGGCCGGGCGGGGGGCGCCCGGCCGGTGGCGGCGAGACCGGCGCCATGGCTGCGGCGCTGGCCGCCGCGCTGAACCGGCGCGGCAAGTGA
- a CDS encoding ABC transporter ATP-binding protein — translation MSIVLTDVSKAFGSHRAVDGVSLDIGDGEFFVVLGPSGCGKSTLLRLIAGLEPLDGGTIRIGGRDVAGPRLHLPPEARNVGVVFQSYALWPHMSVAGNVAFPLQTAGLAGAEVARRTADCLATVELGAFAERRPADLSGGQRQRVALARCLAQGARTILMDEPLANLDPHLRGAMEEEIAAFHRASGATTLFITHDQREAMALADRIAILWQGQILQADAPDVLYSRPADARVAGFIGRSTIVSAVVTGVYGPRARVDVFGQTFEMSCSVGTGTGPARVVVRPEQVRIAGEGAIETVIERATYRGGHWEALGRAQGSDQPILVNVPHKVSVGEVLPLAFEAGWVLPVGGHG, via the coding sequence ATGTCCATCGTTCTCACCGACGTCTCCAAGGCATTCGGGTCGCACAGGGCCGTCGACGGCGTGTCGCTCGACATCGGCGACGGCGAGTTTTTCGTCGTGCTCGGCCCGTCCGGCTGCGGCAAGTCCACGCTTCTGCGGCTGATCGCGGGGCTCGAACCGCTCGACGGCGGGACGATCCGCATCGGCGGCCGGGACGTGGCCGGTCCGCGCCTGCATCTGCCGCCCGAGGCGCGCAACGTCGGCGTCGTGTTCCAGTCCTACGCCCTGTGGCCGCACATGTCGGTTGCCGGCAACGTCGCCTTTCCGTTGCAGACAGCCGGGCTTGCCGGCGCCGAGGTGGCGCGGCGCACCGCCGACTGCCTTGCGACGGTCGAACTCGGCGCCTTTGCCGAGCGCCGGCCGGCGGATCTCTCGGGTGGCCAGCGCCAGCGCGTCGCCCTTGCGCGCTGCCTCGCGCAAGGGGCGCGGACGATCCTGATGGACGAGCCGCTCGCCAACCTCGACCCACATCTGCGCGGCGCGATGGAGGAGGAGATTGCCGCCTTCCACCGCGCCAGCGGCGCGACCACGCTGTTCATCACCCACGACCAGCGCGAGGCGATGGCGCTCGCCGACCGGATCGCGATCCTCTGGCAGGGGCAGATCCTGCAGGCGGATGCGCCGGACGTCCTCTACAGCCGGCCGGCCGACGCGCGGGTGGCCGGCTTCATCGGGCGCAGCACGATCGTGAGCGCCGTCGTGACCGGGGTGTACGGCCCCCGGGCCCGTGTCGACGTTTTCGGACAGACATTCGAGATGTCCTGCAGCGTAGGGACCGGCACCGGACCGGCAAGGGTCGTTGTGCGCCCCGAACAGGTGCGGATAGCCGGGGAGGGGGCGATCGAGACGGTGATCGAGCGGGCGACCTACCGGGGCGGCCATTGGGAGGCGCTGGGTCGCGCGCAGGGGAGCGACCAGCCGATCCTGGTCAACGTCCCGCACAAGGTATCGGTCGGCGAGGTCCTGCCGCTTGCGTTCGAGGCGGGATGGGTCCTGCCCGTCGGCGGACATGGGTGA
- a CDS encoding helix-turn-helix domain-containing protein produces MRNRVRALRQENGWSQADLAARLDVSRQTVISIETGKYDPSLPLAFAIARLFGKKVEDVFEA; encoded by the coding sequence ATGAGAAACCGCGTCAGAGCCTTGAGACAGGAGAACGGCTGGTCTCAGGCAGATCTGGCGGCGCGGCTCGACGTTTCCCGTCAAACGGTCATTTCCATCGAAACCGGGAAATACGACCCAAGCCTGCCGCTCGCCTTTGCGATCGCCCGCCTGTTCGGGAAGAAGGTCGAGGATGTCTTCGAGGCGTGA
- a CDS encoding ABC transporter permease has translation MNHANGEGLTLAVLVVLVTLLCGVPMALLFKVGLTVNGEPSLGPLVEAVASRSVRTALWQSVESGLLSALAATLLGTVLALAVGLTDVRLKGPLVFCLLLPMMIPPHVTAIAWIQALGPSSPVLKTLGLAPAIGSSHPIYSREGLVALLTLQHTPLVFLIVRAALRRFPRELSDAARICGAAPFAMLRRVTLPLLAPSLLAGFALAFVAALGNFGINALIGIPARYTTLPVLLWRRLASFGPDVLPNVAVVSVLLAAVALAAIAVQMLLQRRLRTALVGLPQAPLAIALGHRRLVAEAGLWLFVVATLALPGASLLATALVRTYGLPLTGDTITFANFAEVLWRQSVTLRAFANSTAIAALAAAAIALISIGLGYFLALRPGTPGRLAAIASGQADVAFAVPGLVMSIAFILAFIRPLPLVGVSLYGTLWIILIAYVGVFLAVGLKPVAAAYVQMDASLEDAARVCGAGFARRLSRIFAPLVAPAAASGAILVFLTAYNEVTVSALLWSSGNETIGTTIFNYEDGGSTTLAAAMSTVVVLATVVVMVAMNGLARRVPAGTIPWRD, from the coding sequence TTGAATCATGCGAACGGCGAGGGCCTCACCCTCGCCGTTCTCGTCGTGCTGGTGACGCTGCTGTGCGGCGTGCCGATGGCGCTGCTGTTCAAGGTCGGCCTGACGGTCAACGGCGAACCGAGCCTCGGCCCGCTGGTCGAGGCCGTGGCCAGCCGTTCGGTGCGCACCGCCCTCTGGCAGTCGGTCGAGAGCGGCCTGCTGTCGGCGCTCGCCGCCACCCTGCTCGGCACCGTGCTTGCGCTGGCGGTCGGACTGACCGACGTACGGCTGAAGGGGCCGCTGGTATTCTGCCTGCTGCTGCCGATGATGATCCCGCCGCATGTGACGGCGATCGCCTGGATCCAGGCCCTCGGCCCGTCGAGCCCGGTGCTGAAAACGCTCGGCCTCGCCCCGGCGATCGGGTCCAGCCATCCGATCTACTCGCGCGAGGGATTGGTCGCGCTGCTCACCCTGCAGCACACGCCCCTGGTGTTCCTGATCGTGCGCGCGGCGCTGCGCCGCTTCCCGCGCGAACTGAGCGACGCGGCGCGCATCTGCGGCGCGGCCCCCTTCGCCATGCTGCGGCGGGTGACATTGCCGCTGCTGGCACCGTCGCTGCTCGCCGGCTTCGCCCTCGCCTTCGTCGCCGCCCTCGGCAACTTCGGCATCAACGCGCTGATCGGCATTCCGGCGCGCTACACCACCCTGCCGGTCCTGCTCTGGCGCAGGCTCGCCAGCTTCGGGCCCGACGTGCTACCCAACGTCGCGGTCGTCTCGGTGCTGCTGGCGGCGGTCGCACTCGCCGCCATCGCCGTGCAGATGCTGCTCCAGCGGCGGCTGCGCACAGCGCTGGTCGGCCTGCCGCAGGCCCCGCTCGCCATCGCGCTGGGACACCGCCGGCTCGTTGCCGAGGCCGGCCTGTGGCTGTTCGTCGTCGCCACGCTGGCGCTGCCCGGCGCCTCGCTCCTCGCCACCGCCCTGGTCAGGACCTACGGCCTGCCGCTGACCGGCGACACGATCACCTTCGCCAACTTCGCCGAGGTGCTGTGGCGCCAGTCGGTGACGCTGCGCGCCTTCGCCAACTCCACCGCGATCGCCGCCCTGGCCGCCGCCGCCATCGCCCTGATCTCGATCGGCCTCGGCTATTTTCTGGCCCTGCGCCCTGGCACGCCCGGGCGCCTGGCCGCCATTGCCTCGGGTCAGGCCGATGTCGCCTTCGCGGTTCCTGGGCTGGTCATGTCGATCGCCTTCATCCTCGCCTTCATCCGGCCGCTGCCGCTCGTCGGCGTGTCGCTCTACGGCACGCTATGGATCATCCTGATCGCCTATGTCGGCGTGTTCCTCGCCGTCGGGCTGAAGCCGGTCGCTGCCGCCTACGTGCAGATGGACGCGAGCCTGGAGGACGCCGCACGCGTCTGCGGCGCCGGCTTCGCGCGGCGCCTGTCGCGCATCTTCGCGCCGCTCGTCGCCCCGGCCGCCGCCTCCGGCGCGATCCTCGTGTTCCTGACCGCCTACAACGAGGTGACCGTTTCCGCGCTGCTGTGGTCGTCGGGCAACGAGACCATCGGCACCACGATCTTCAACTACGAGGACGGCGGCTCGACGACGCTCGCCGCCGCCATGTCGACCGTCGTGGTGCTGGCGACGGTCGTCGTCATGGTCGCCATGAACGGCCTCGCCCGGCGCGTGCCGGCGGGCACGATCCCCTGGCGCGACTGA
- a CDS encoding ABC transporter substrate-binding protein: MKKLLIAAAALVAAGQVHAADISGKLVLYTSQPNEDAQQTVDAFKAKHPAVEVEWVRDGTTQVMAKLRAEFEAGAPKPDVLLIADTVTMESLKREGRLMAHDGADVSTYDPAIMDKDKTYFSTKLITTGIMYHADAPVKPTSYKDLLKPEVKGQLAMPSPLTSGAATIHMVAVTSHPDLGWAYYEGLAEQGANPQGGNGGVYKAIAGGEKLYGFMVDYLPIRGKADGAPVEFVFPEEGVSAVTEPVAILSTAQNPDAAKAFVDFLLSQDGQTLAAAQGYLPAHPAVAPPAGFPARDTIKLLDFDPAAALEGDAANKAKFTEIFGG, encoded by the coding sequence ATGAAGAAACTTCTCATCGCCGCGGCCGCGCTCGTCGCCGCCGGCCAGGTTCATGCCGCAGACATTTCCGGCAAGCTCGTGCTCTACACGTCGCAGCCGAACGAGGACGCCCAGCAGACCGTCGACGCCTTCAAGGCCAAGCATCCGGCGGTCGAGGTCGAATGGGTCCGCGACGGCACGACGCAGGTCATGGCCAAGCTGCGTGCCGAGTTCGAGGCCGGCGCACCCAAGCCGGACGTGCTGCTGATCGCCGACACGGTGACCATGGAAAGCCTGAAGCGCGAAGGCCGGCTGATGGCCCATGACGGTGCCGACGTCTCCACCTACGACCCGGCGATCATGGACAAGGACAAGACCTACTTCTCCACCAAGCTGATCACGACCGGCATCATGTACCACGCCGACGCGCCGGTGAAGCCGACCTCGTACAAGGACCTGCTGAAGCCGGAAGTGAAGGGCCAGCTGGCGATGCCCTCGCCGCTGACCTCTGGTGCGGCCACCATCCACATGGTCGCCGTGACTTCGCATCCGGACCTCGGCTGGGCCTATTACGAGGGCCTGGCCGAACAGGGCGCCAACCCGCAAGGCGGCAACGGCGGCGTCTACAAGGCGATCGCCGGCGGCGAGAAGCTCTATGGCTTCATGGTCGACTACCTGCCGATCCGCGGCAAGGCCGACGGCGCGCCGGTCGAGTTCGTGTTCCCCGAGGAAGGCGTCTCGGCGGTGACCGAACCGGTGGCGATCCTGTCCACTGCGCAGAACCCGGACGCTGCCAAGGCCTTCGTCGACTTCCTGCTGTCGCAGGACGGCCAGACGCTCGCCGCCGCACAGGGCTACCTGCCGGCGCACCCCGCCGTCGCCCCGCCGGCCGGCTTCCCCGCGCGTGACACCATCAAGCTGCTCGACTTCGACCCGGCCGCGGCGCTCGAAGGCGACGCCGCCAACAAGGCCAAGTTCACCGAGATCTTCGGCGGCTGA
- a CDS encoding sugar phosphate isomerase/epimerase family protein: MPSLPIVGAAMTLDFLELHRTLMLEKPRDLELQDFVNADTLNGDWQPLVERAKALLDGHQGRLGIHGPFWGMNVANPDPDIAAIVGKRLLQGLEVCEALGATHMVVHSPYSTWDHNNLDSYERGREKVIERCHATMKEAVARAEAIGCELVIENIEDKDPRDRVILAESFNSPAVAVSLDTGHAHYAHGSTGAPPVDHYVAAAGNRLRHVHLQDADGYADRHWSLGEGTIRWTAVFEALGRLSSTPRLIIELRDLTRIPDSIAHLAALGLAE; encoded by the coding sequence ATGCCCTCTCTTCCGATCGTCGGTGCGGCGATGACCCTCGACTTTCTCGAACTCCACCGCACGCTGATGCTGGAAAAGCCGCGCGACCTGGAACTGCAGGATTTCGTCAATGCGGACACGCTCAACGGCGACTGGCAGCCGCTGGTCGAGCGCGCGAAGGCCCTGCTCGACGGCCATCAGGGCCGGCTGGGAATCCACGGCCCGTTCTGGGGCATGAACGTCGCCAATCCCGATCCGGACATCGCCGCCATCGTCGGCAAGCGCCTGCTGCAGGGGCTGGAGGTGTGCGAGGCGCTTGGCGCCACGCACATGGTCGTGCACAGCCCCTATTCGACCTGGGACCACAACAACCTCGACAGCTACGAGAGAGGCCGAGAGAAGGTCATCGAGCGCTGCCATGCGACGATGAAGGAAGCGGTCGCCCGCGCGGAGGCCATCGGCTGCGAGCTCGTCATCGAGAACATCGAGGACAAGGATCCGCGCGACCGGGTGATCCTGGCCGAGAGCTTCAACTCGCCGGCGGTTGCCGTGTCGCTCGACACCGGCCATGCCCACTACGCGCACGGCTCGACCGGCGCGCCGCCGGTAGACCACTACGTCGCGGCGGCCGGCAACCGGTTGCGCCACGTGCACCTGCAGGATGCCGACGGCTATGCCGACCGGCACTGGAGCCTCGGCGAGGGCACGATCCGCTGGACGGCGGTGTTCGAGGCGCTCGGCCGGCTATCCAGCACCCCGCGCCTGATCATCGAGCTGCGCGACCTGACCAGGATCCCGGATTCGATCGCCCATCTCGCCGCGCTCGGGCTCGCGGAATAG
- a CDS encoding 2-hydroxyacid dehydrogenase → MTRTVPFLARMQDDERAAWMEALPAALAAAGLADVAVHPLDRLDTDARQAARVAIVANPEPADLLELPNLVWVQSLWAGVERLLSELPPSALQIVRMTDPQMAETMAEAVLAWTLYLHRDMPRYRAQQRARVWHELPLRLPSQRRIGLLGLGTLGRAAARRLIANGFAVAGWSRTPADVAGVDCHHGPSGLVAVLERADIAVALLPLTAETRGLLDKTRMALLPRGAAVINFARGPILDTDALRDLLDSGHLSHAVLDVFEHEPLPADDPLWAHPQITVLPHISAPTTPQTAAKIAADNLAAFFATGAIPQAVDRARGY, encoded by the coding sequence ATGACGCGAACCGTTCCCTTTCTCGCCCGCATGCAGGACGACGAACGGGCGGCCTGGATGGAGGCCCTGCCGGCAGCCTTGGCCGCGGCCGGGCTCGCCGACGTCGCCGTGCACCCTCTCGACCGGCTGGATACGGACGCGCGGCAGGCGGCGCGGGTCGCCATCGTCGCCAATCCCGAACCGGCGGACCTGCTTGAGCTTCCCAATCTCGTCTGGGTGCAGAGCCTGTGGGCGGGTGTCGAGCGACTGCTTTCCGAACTGCCGCCGTCGGCGCTGCAGATCGTACGCATGACCGATCCGCAGATGGCCGAGACCATGGCCGAGGCAGTGCTGGCCTGGACGCTCTACCTGCATCGCGACATGCCGCGCTACCGCGCCCAGCAGCGCGCCAGGGTGTGGCACGAACTGCCACTCAGGCTGCCGTCGCAGCGGCGCATCGGCCTGCTCGGTCTCGGCACGCTTGGCCGCGCCGCGGCAAGGCGCCTGATCGCCAACGGCTTTGCCGTCGCCGGCTGGAGCCGCACGCCCGCCGACGTCGCAGGCGTCGACTGCCACCACGGCCCCTCGGGCCTCGTCGCGGTGCTGGAACGCGCCGACATCGCCGTCGCACTGCTGCCGCTGACCGCCGAGACACGGGGCCTGCTGGACAAGACCCGGATGGCCCTGCTGCCGCGAGGCGCGGCGGTGATCAACTTCGCGCGCGGGCCGATCCTCGACACCGACGCGCTCCGCGACCTCCTCGACAGCGGGCATCTGTCCCATGCCGTGCTCGACGTGTTTGAGCACGAGCCGCTGCCGGCCGACGATCCGCTGTGGGCGCATCCGCAGATCACCGTGCTGCCGCATATCTCGGCGCCGACCACGCCGCAGACGGCGGCGAAGATCGCCGCCGACAATCTCGCTGCCTTCTTCGCCACCGGCGCGATACCTCAAGCGGTCGACCGCGCCCGCGGTTACTGA
- a CDS encoding ABC transporter substrate-binding protein: protein MKKTLLFTTAALMGLGVSSAFAAEDCGRVTLAEMNWASAGAIAHIDKIILEEGYGCTVELVTGDTMPTFTSMNEKAQPDMAPEFWINAVREPLDQAVEEDRLIIGGEVLSDGGVEGWWVPTYLAEEHGLKTVEDALARPDLFPGAEDRSKGAFHNCPSGWGCQINTDNLYRAFKGDERGFELIDTGSAAGLDGSIARAFERKEGWLGYYWAPTALLGKYDMTRLDFEVEHDKEHWDTCTVVADCPDPKPNAWVKSEVYTLVTKEFADKAGVAMDYVKTRSWGNETANKVLAWMSDNQASNEDGAYWFLETFPEVWTEWVSPEVADKVKAAL, encoded by the coding sequence ATGAAAAAGACGCTTCTATTCACCACCGCCGCCCTGATGGGGCTGGGGGTCTCGTCCGCTTTCGCGGCGGAAGACTGCGGCCGGGTCACGCTGGCCGAGATGAACTGGGCGTCGGCAGGGGCGATCGCCCATATCGACAAGATCATCCTGGAAGAAGGCTACGGCTGCACGGTCGAACTGGTCACCGGCGACACCATGCCCACCTTCACTTCCATGAACGAGAAGGCCCAGCCGGACATGGCGCCCGAGTTCTGGATCAACGCCGTGCGCGAGCCGCTCGACCAGGCGGTCGAGGAAGACCGCCTCATCATCGGCGGGGAGGTTCTGAGTGACGGTGGCGTCGAGGGCTGGTGGGTGCCGACCTATCTGGCCGAGGAGCACGGTCTGAAGACCGTCGAGGATGCCCTGGCGCGTCCGGACCTGTTCCCCGGCGCAGAGGACCGCTCCAAGGGCGCGTTCCACAACTGCCCCTCCGGCTGGGGCTGCCAGATCAACACCGACAACCTGTATCGCGCCTTCAAGGGCGACGAGAGGGGCTTCGAGCTGATCGACACAGGCTCGGCGGCCGGCCTCGACGGCTCGATCGCGCGTGCCTTCGAACGCAAGGAAGGCTGGCTCGGCTACTACTGGGCGCCGACCGCCCTGCTCGGCAAGTACGACATGACCCGGCTCGACTTCGAGGTCGAGCACGACAAGGAGCACTGGGATACCTGCACCGTCGTTGCGGATTGCCCGGACCCCAAGCCGAACGCCTGGGTTAAGTCCGAGGTCTACACGCTGGTGACGAAGGAATTCGCCGACAAGGCCGGCGTGGCGATGGACTACGTCAAGACCCGCAGCTGGGGCAACGAGACCGCCAACAAGGTGCTCGCCTGGATGTCCGACAACCAAGCGTCCAACGAGGACGGCGCCTACTGGTTCCTGGAGACCTTCCCCGAGGTTTGGACCGAATGGGTCAGCCCGGAGGTCGCCGACAAGGTCAAGGCAGCCCTTTAG
- a CDS encoding ABC transporter permease → MDWIEFPSLSRGDLRLLRRTVDESFKAFTRAYGETLETVFEPLRQFLIGLEQLLLTSPWPLVLAAIVGIVFLMSRSWRITLGSLAALMAIGYLGMWEDTMRTIAMVAVCTLTAIVLGIPIGIAMARSDRLQALVNPVLDLMQTMPVFVYLIPVVMIFGLGKVPGVIAVVIYAIPPMIRLTNLGIRLVSPDVLEAADAFGSSSWQKLRNVQLPLALPTIMAGINQCIMMSLAMVVVASMIGVRGLGQPVLQAINNQYFTLGVLNGLAIVAIAIIFDRATQAYGKRLQKHSEVVHG, encoded by the coding sequence ATGGACTGGATCGAATTTCCTTCCCTCAGCCGCGGCGACCTCAGGCTGCTGCGCCGGACGGTGGACGAAAGCTTCAAGGCGTTCACCCGGGCCTATGGCGAGACCCTGGAGACCGTCTTCGAGCCGCTCAGGCAGTTCCTGATCGGGCTCGAGCAGCTGCTGCTGACCTCGCCCTGGCCGCTCGTTCTTGCCGCCATCGTCGGCATTGTCTTCCTGATGAGCCGCAGCTGGCGCATCACGCTCGGCTCGCTGGCCGCGCTGATGGCGATCGGCTATCTCGGCATGTGGGAGGACACCATGCGCACCATTGCCATGGTGGCGGTGTGCACGCTGACGGCGATCGTGCTCGGCATCCCGATCGGCATCGCCATGGCGCGCTCCGACCGGCTGCAGGCGCTGGTCAACCCGGTGCTCGACCTGATGCAGACCATGCCGGTGTTCGTCTATCTGATCCCCGTCGTGATGATCTTCGGTCTGGGCAAGGTGCCGGGCGTCATCGCCGTGGTCATCTACGCCATTCCGCCGATGATCCGGCTGACCAACCTCGGCATCCGCCTGGTCAGCCCCGACGTGCTCGAGGCGGCCGACGCCTTCGGCTCGTCGTCCTGGCAGAAGCTGAGGAACGTCCAGCTGCCGCTGGCGCTGCCGACCATCATGGCCGGCATCAACCAGTGCATCATGATGTCGCTCGCCATGGTCGTCGTCGCCTCCATGATCGGCGTGCGCGGCCTCGGCCAGCCGGTGCTGCAGGCGATCAACAACCAGTATTTCACGCTCGGCGTGCTGAACGGGCTCGCCATCGTTGCCATCGCGATCATCTTCGACCGCGCCACCCAGGCCTACGGCAAGCGCCTGCAGAAGCATTCCGAGGTGGTCCATGGCTGA